The sequence CGTTGGCCTCGATCCGCAGGCGGTTCATGTGCGCCGTGTATTCCTCACAGAACACGGCGCACAGGCGTTCGTCCATCAGGTGAGATTTAAGGCCGTTGAGCACTGCGGCCTCAACCTCTGACCGCTTGATGGTCAGCAGGTTCGAGCAGGTGCCCTTGTTCCGGGCCGTGGCGCAGCCCAGCCGGTCATGGGAGTATTTGACGAAGCCGCCGCCGCACTGCCCGCACTTCAAGAGGCCGGAGAACAGGTACTGCGGGCGGCGGCGATCCCAGAACCCCGCACTCTCGCTGTTCTCTTCAGTGGCTTCCAGCGCACGTTGCCGGGCTTTGACCCGCTCCCACAGCTCCTGATCCACGATGCGAAGGGATGGAACGTCCTTGACGATCCATTCGCTCTCGGGGTTGAGCCGAGAGACGCGCTTGCCCGTCTCCGGGTCCTTGATGTAGCGCAGCCGGTTCCAGATCATCCGGCCGATGTAGAGTTCATTGTTCAGGATGCCGGTGCCCCGCCGCCGGTGGCCGTGAATGGTGCTGGCCCCCCAGGCCTGCCCGCACGGGCACGGCACGCCCTCTTTGTTGAGCTGGTGGACGATCGCCTTCGGCGAGCGCCCGCTTGCATAGTCGTTGAATATGCGAACAACGATTGCGGCCTGCGCGGCGTTAATCGTCCGCTCGCCGCGGATCGCCTCGCCGCTGGCGTCGAACTTCTTCACGACGTCATAGCCGTAGGTGAGCCCGCCCCCGGACTTGCCCGCCTCGACCCGGCCGCGCAGGCCGCGCCGGGTCTTGTCGGCGAGGTCCTTGAGGTAAAGGGCGTTCATCGTGCCTTTGAGGCCGATATGCAGGTCGGAAACATCCCCTTCCGAGAGCGTAACGATGCGCACCCCGGCAAAGCGCAGGCGCTTGTAAATCCCGGCGATGTCTTCCTGGTCGCGCGAGAGCCGGTCGAGCGCTTCGGCGATGATGACCTCGAACCGTCCCCCGAGGGCGTCCTGCATCAGCATCTGGATGCCGGGGCGCATCAGGCTCGCGCCGGAGAGCGCGTGGTCCGTGTAGCAGTTATGGATGCGCCAGCCTTCCTTCGCGGCGCGTTCCTGGCAGAGGCGTATCTGGTCTTCGATGGAGGCGTCGCGCTGATTGTCCGAGGAATAGCGCGCGTAGATGGCCACCGCGGTCATGTCGCTTCCTTGCGCCCGGCCGGAAGATGCTCCGGCTGATCGTGCAGTTTCCGTAGAGCCTCATAATCCCGCTCCGCCGCCCGGCGCGCAAGATAGCGCGCGAGTTCGACGAGGCGCGGATCGAGGCCGTCCGGAGACGCCGGTTTCTTTCGGGGATTTGCGCGAGACTTTGCCATGCACCAGAGGATGCCAGCGGCCCCGCTCTTGCCGCCTCGCGCGGTCCTCGCGGGGTGAATCACGGGATGAGATAAAAATCGATCCCGTGAGGAACCCACGGGACCGAAGAGCGGAGGTCAGAAGCGGGGCCGAGGCTGGCAGGCGAGATGCCTTGCCCTGGCCCGCGCGATCGCGCGGGAGATGTTCTCCAGGCTGGCCAGCGCGTTGCGCCGGTCCGCCGAGCCGCGCGGGCTGCGCGTCAGCTCCTCCTGAGCCTTGCGATAGAGGGTTTGCAGGTCGGAAAGCGTGCGGTTTTGCAGCTCTGCTGCGGTGATGATCTGGGACATTGCAGTGTCTCCTTTCGGTTACGAGACCCTGACCGTCAGGGCCTTTCCTGCGATCCCCGGACACACTCGCCCACGGAAAGGCACGCCACCGGGCAGGAGGCGAAGGAAACGGAAAAGGAAGACGCCAGAGGGCCAGGCATCACCCGCCGAAGAAGCGGAGACACCGGAGGTTGAAGGCCGAGAACACGGAAGAGGAACGTTCAGGCACGGCAGGACGCGAAGGCGCGCGAGAGGACCGCGCCATGCTGCGCCGCGTCAGGAGAGCCCGCGGAGACCGGCGGAAATGCACGGCATTTTAGGAAATACTAATAATGCTTTAATAACCATAAAATATAATTGGATATAGGCTAACCAATATTTAGGGATTTTTATGCCCGGAAAGATGAAGTAAGATGAAGATCAGGATTCCCGGCGAAATGCACTTTCGCCACATTATGCAGGCCATCTACGAAGCCTTAATGAAGATTGAGCACGATCATGCCGTGCAGTATTCCCGCGGCGTGACGCTTTACATCAACCCGACCGACGGCAAGGGAAAGGACGTGATCCCGCGCAAGAAGTCAGGGGAAGAGGTTCAGGAGGTCCTGAGCCGGGGGCCGTACCGCAGCGCGGCCGACGACTTCAAGCTGTGAAGGTGCCGCAATGACGAAGCCCTGTTACATCGACCTTGAACAGGCGAGGAAGGTTCTCGCCGAGATGGGTGTCGAACTGACCGCCCGTCAAATAAAACGAGCGGCAGAGGCGAACGCCCACGGGCGGCGCAAACTGCCCTTCTTCGTAGACCCAATTGAAGGCAAGTTGAAGATAGAGAAACAGACACTTATCGGCGTATACGTACGCCGACAAGTCGAGGCGGAGAGAAGCTTGAAGTTATAAAACCGTACAGAAACGGTTGATTCTGGCAAGTATTTGTGCACAACTTGGTTTATGGCAGACATTCGAAAGAGAAAAGGCGCGAAGGGCGTCACCTATCAGGTCCGTTACCCGAACAAGGCAAGCGAGTCAGGTTATGCCTATGCCACCTTCGACACTTTGAAGGAGGCAAAGGATTTTGTCGAAAGCGGGAGAGCGCAAAAATCAAGCCGGATCAGCGATAAAACCATCGTCACCGTTCCTCAAGCGATCAATAAGTGGCTAGAAATTTGTGAGAAAGAAGGGACAGATGGGAATGATCCAGTCACCACCTATACGCTGGTAAACTACCAGTATTATTCGAAATTTATGAAGGCATATGATTGGCAAAAAAGACTGCTGGAGCTAGAGCCGCCAGATATCGTCGAGTTCAGATCGTGGCTCTTGACCAATTGCCCTTCGCGTTACCTAGCCCGAAAGACGCTCACATACTTTCACACCGTTCTAAATGAAATGGCACTTCGTGGCCATCTCTCCGGCAACGTTGCGTCTGGAATCAGTATAAGTATGGCCTCCCGGTACGAGCAACCTGTCACGCCGCCAACGGTTGAGGAGTTTCGTGCCCTGCTGGAAGCCGCCGACAGGCTTGCCAACTCTAAGAACCGCCAGATCGCCAGGGCTTGGGAGAGGTACAGGCCGATGCTCTACCTTGCGGGAGATACCGGCATGCGTCCCGGCGAGTATCTCGCGCTGCCTGACTTCAATATTAGCCGAACCGAGGTGAAGGTTGATCGAGCCATCGAGAGAAATGGCGACAAGATTTCGGTTACCAAGACGCCCGCAGGATGGCGGTGGATCAATCTGAGCCGCGACACGGCTGATATGGTTCTGCACTATGCCAACAAGCACGGGATAACAAACAAGTACGACCTGGTTTTCCCAACCGCTACGGGAGCTTGGCAATCCGTCAGTAACTGGCGAAAACTTGGATTTGACGCCGTATGCCATGAGGCTGGGTTAATTGAACAGGTTGAGAGGGATGGTAAAATGATCGAAAGACGAAAATTCTCTCCCTACGACCTGAGGCACTTCTATGCGTCGATGCTGATCGAACAGCGCGTTAGCCTTAAGCGTATTCAGAAACTTATGGGCCATACCAACATAGCGACAACACTGAACATTTACGGACATCTGATCGAGCGCGCAGAAGCAAATGACGAGAAAAAATCTGGACTTATTGAGCGGGTGAACCAGAGGCCTTGTGGCGAGTCTGTGGCGATATCTTTCTAACTTGTTGCTATCAAATGAAATTATGCTGCCTTCTAAGCAGGGGGTTGCAGGTTCGATTCCTGCCGGGGTCGCCATTTTATAATCAAGCACTTAGCTGAAAGTTACGGTAAATAAAGGCCTTTCGGGGCCTTTTTTGCCACAAAATGCCATCCCTCCGTAACCCGCAGAAACCCGCCATTGTCTTTTCCAGCCCGTCTCGGCCTGTGGCGAGCTTGTGGCAAAAGCGCCGTCTTGTACTTTCGCCCTCCTGCTGATTCGGAAAGCTGATCCGTATGGCCTGGTGACGCTCTCTCGCTGCCGCTTCTGCCCGCTTCTCATTCCGACAGCGACTGGCCCGGCTCCTTCCGTCCCTGTCTTCTCAAGCTTCACGTCGTAGCCGACCGCGGCGGCGGGTCAATGTCCGGCCCGCGCCAGCCCCCGCCTGCGGGCCGAAGCCCTTGGCGAAGGCCCGTGTTGGTCATGACCCGCCCCCTGAGCGGTCCGGCCCTGCGGTCTCCGTGCTTGAGAAAACCCTCGAACGAAAGGAGACCATCATGGGCCAGTACCATTATCTCGTGAACCTCGACAAGCGGGAGTTCATCAATCCGCACAGGCTTGCCGTCGGCCTCAAGGCCTGCGAACAGCTTGGCAGCTTTCCGAGCACCCCGCAGGCGCTCTTCGTCCTGCTGGTCTGCTCGAACGGCCGGGGCGGCGGTGACCTGACCGAAACCCGCGGCTTCGGCGAGCGCATCATCGGCCGCTGGGCCGGAGACCGCATCGCCGTCGTCGGCGACTACGCGGAAAACTACGACATCAAGGCTCCGCTTCACGATCCCGTATCGGCGATTTACGACCTCTGCTACGAGGGCCGCTACCGGGAGATCAGCGCCCTGGTTCGTCCCGTGCTGGCGGCCGAACTGGGCGTCGAGTACGTCGCTGAGCCGAGGGTTTTCCGGAACGCCGACGGTAGCGAGGAGCGCTACGAGTCGTGGCGCATCCGGTGCGCGGAAGAAGCCGAGCTTTCGGTCCTTGACGGCTGAGCCGGACGACCGGCCCC is a genomic window of Rhodospirillales bacterium containing:
- a CDS encoding recombinase family protein, with amino-acid sequence MTAVAIYARYSSDNQRDASIEDQIRLCQERAAKEGWRIHNCYTDHALSGASLMRPGIQMLMQDALGGRFEVIIAEALDRLSRDQEDIAGIYKRLRFAGVRIVTLSEGDVSDLHIGLKGTMNALYLKDLADKTRRGLRGRVEAGKSGGGLTYGYDVVKKFDASGEAIRGERTINAAQAAIVVRIFNDYASGRSPKAIVHQLNKEGVPCPCGQAWGASTIHGHRRRGTGILNNELYIGRMIWNRLRYIKDPETGKRVSRLNPESEWIVKDVPSLRIVDQELWERVKARQRALEATEENSESAGFWDRRRPQYLFSGLLKCGQCGGGFVKYSHDRLGCATARNKGTCSNLLTIKRSEVEAAVLNGLKSHLMDERLCAVFCEEYTAHMNRLRIEANASLEGYKAELGKIGREVDRYLDAIGGGLPVAQVKDRMIALEERKTVLKGLIERSREQPVLLHPNMSQHYRQHVAELIEALNDEDRRNQATSLIRSLVDRIVLRPEDSDGGRSLAIDLEGHLAGILSLAAKGGKGQPESGSGRETKLVAGTGLGHGYRGGAKGASTGKTDLIDSIEEIKLVAGAGFEPATFRL
- a CDS encoding site-specific integrase, producing the protein MADIRKRKGAKGVTYQVRYPNKASESGYAYATFDTLKEAKDFVESGRAQKSSRISDKTIVTVPQAINKWLEICEKEGTDGNDPVTTYTLVNYQYYSKFMKAYDWQKRLLELEPPDIVEFRSWLLTNCPSRYLARKTLTYFHTVLNEMALRGHLSGNVASGISISMASRYEQPVTPPTVEEFRALLEAADRLANSKNRQIARAWERYRPMLYLAGDTGMRPGEYLALPDFNISRTEVKVDRAIERNGDKISVTKTPAGWRWINLSRDTADMVLHYANKHGITNKYDLVFPTATGAWQSVSNWRKLGFDAVCHEAGLIEQVERDGKMIERRKFSPYDLRHFYASMLIEQRVSLKRIQKLMGHTNIATTLNIYGHLIERAEANDEKKSGLIERVNQRPCGESVAISF